Sequence from the Maribacter algicola genome:
CTATTAACAATAGACCTCCAATGTATTCGCCAACCACGAATTGCCATCCCAAAAAAATGGAAATGATAATCCCCAGTTCAATGACCAGGTTTGTGGAGGCCAATAAAAAAGCCATGGAGGACAGAAAACTCGCCCCCTTTTTAAATAGTGATTTTGCACTTGCCAAAGCCGCAAAACTGCAGGAACTACTAACAAAGCCAAAGAATGTACCCAACAGCACGCCCTTGGATTCGTCTTTTCCCATGGTTTTCTGCATACGCTTTTCGGTTACGAAAATCTGTATCATACTACTTATGACATAACCCAAAATGAAGGCCCAAAGGGCCATCCAGAAAAATCCGGTAGTTGTATAAGCAGCTTCACCCCACTGTTTAAAAAAGTTGCTCAAAATAGTTCTTTACTGTATGGTTTCGATTACCTTTCCACAGGTAAGCATTCTATCCCCAAAATAAGGGTTTCTTATTTCCGATGCATCGGAAATCCAGTATCCTCCCTTGCCTTCAAAGGCCATAGGACAAAATTGCTTGTAGATTTCGCCGCCCTCAATGGAACCTTTGAAAATAGGTTCTACCATTTCCGTAAGTTGGGAAAATAGTTCACGCTGTTTTTCAACATCTCCCGCTTTGGAAATTTCATCGGCCAAATTGCCTATTTCACTGTAGGTCTCACCAACAGCTTTTTTCATTTCTTCAGATGTTGTTTTGGCCTTATCTGGAGCAGTTTCTACCAAAGCTACCCTCAATTTTTGATACTCTTCAAATAAAGCATGGGTACTTTCATCATCGAAAGATGCCACTGCCATATCCTTTGACTGTTCTTCTACCAATGTTTCTGGAGTTGCAGGTTCGGCAACTTTCTTTTCTTCCTTGCAAGCAAGTGATAACACTAAAACGATTGCCATTATTGGCATGATTACTTTTTTCATACTTGTTGTTATTGAATTAAATAGTTAATTATTGCACTTTGTTCGTAATACGATTTTATAGCTTCCAATTGATTTACCTGAAACTTGAGTTGTAATTCCTGAATATCCAGCACATCATTAAAATCAATGGTACCTGTTTCATAATTTTTGGTAAGTATTTCCTCTGCATCCTTGGCCTGCTCTAAATTCTTCCTCGAAGTATTGTATGCAATCCTTGCTTGATTCCTCCGGGAAATGGCCCTTGCCAAAGTAGTTTCCAACAAGTTTAACCGTTGCTTTTTTTGAGATTGAAGTTCTTTTTGCCGAAGTTCATTTTGTTTGGATACCGATTTAAAGGATGAATTGAACAAGGGAATTGACAGGGAAACCATTGGCATAACTATATCCTTGCCGTTATCGCTAAAATCCATATTTGGCCTTTCGGAAACGGCAACATAATCCAGGCCCACCCCAAAATTAGGGGCACCCTGTTTCTGATTCAATAGTTCCGATTTAGTGACCGACTCATACAATCTGTCATATCGCAAAAGTTCAGGGTTCAATTCCAAGTTTTGATTCTCGTACATAGAATCTTCCAAGGGTATATCAAGTTGCGATACGACGTCAACCGATAGACTTTGTTCCTGATTTCTTAGTCCATTGAAGTTAGACCTTTCCGCTAACGCCTTTTGCTCCAAAACTTCAATTTGTTGCTGTAATTCATTCTGGCGGATTTGTAAACGCAATACATCCACGGCTGAAGCCTTCCCCACCTCCACTGAGGTCAGGGCGAGTTGTTCATAAGTGTCCAACAGTTGTATGTTTTCCTTCAAAACTATTTGTTTTGCATTTAATACATAGAGTTCGTAATAAGATTGCGCTACCGATAATGCCAACTTTCTTTTTGCGATGGCCAAATCCAAATAGTCCGCTTCTGCAAGGGAGCTCGCATAGCTTTCCCTAGCCATAATCGTTCCAAACCAAGGGAGCATCTGTGCCACGGAGAGGCGGGTGCGCTGTGCTCCGGTACGGGTTTCCGGCTCACTTACGAAATAACCGGCGCTAATAGATGTGTTAGGAAAGCTCCTAGCTTCCCCCACTTTTTCCTTGGAAATGTTATATTGTAGCTCATAAGCCTGTATTTCTGGATTGTTCGCTTCTGCCTCTTCCAAATAGGATTCCAGACTTTGTGCATTCAGGCTAAACCCGAACAGTATCAGAAATATAATAGGTATTGTTCTCATTTGTTAGCTCGTTTTAATTGATACTCTTTTTGCCAACTGTACAGCACAGGTACTAGAAAATAAGAGGTTAT
This genomic interval carries:
- a CDS encoding TolC family protein; this encodes MRTIPIIFLILFGFSLNAQSLESYLEEAEANNPEIQAYELQYNISKEKVGEARSFPNTSISAGYFVSEPETRTGAQRTRLSVAQMLPWFGTIMARESYASSLAEADYLDLAIAKRKLALSVAQSYYELYVLNAKQIVLKENIQLLDTYEQLALTSVEVGKASAVDVLRLQIRQNELQQQIEVLEQKALAERSNFNGLRNQEQSLSVDVVSQLDIPLEDSMYENQNLELNPELLRYDRLYESVTKSELLNQKQGAPNFGVGLDYVAVSERPNMDFSDNGKDIVMPMVSLSIPLFNSSFKSVSKQNELRQKELQSQKKQRLNLLETTLARAISRRNQARIAYNTSRKNLEQAKDAEEILTKNYETGTIDFNDVLDIQELQLKFQVNQLEAIKSYYEQSAIINYLIQ
- a CDS encoding DUF3347 domain-containing protein yields the protein MKKVIMPIMAIVLVLSLACKEEKKVAEPATPETLVEEQSKDMAVASFDDESTHALFEEYQKLRVALVETAPDKAKTTSEEMKKAVGETYSEIGNLADEISKAGDVEKQRELFSQLTEMVEPIFKGSIEGGEIYKQFCPMAFEGKGGYWISDASEIRNPYFGDRMLTCGKVIETIQ